The Haliotis asinina isolate JCU_RB_2024 chromosome 3, JCU_Hal_asi_v2, whole genome shotgun sequence genome segment ACATATTCTGTTTCTCCAGAGCAGTTACTTTCTTGTGTAGAGTCTGGTTCTCGGAGGTGCACAGTTTTACCCGTTGCTCTAAACCATCAACGTACTCCATCTTCCTTTTGCGACTTTCCTTTGCTGACACCTATCAACATCAAAGAATATCTATCAATATAAACAACAGGGGAATATGGCAGCAGTGCTTGCTAACCCATCTGAATACtcttaagagtgagtgagtgagtgtggtttcactccaattttgcaatattcaaagatgttgGCACATGTGTCAGACCAACCATGACCAATACTAATTTTTGACACAAGCAAAGGGCAGCACAAATTGTACCCTGTACCCACAAGCGGCTTCAAATCCAGGTCATCAACAAGACACATGAATGCTTTGTCAGCATTGACATTCTGTGTGGATATATGTTAAAATTACACACCCATGCAGCCAATAAATGTAACATTGACACACAGGTAGCCAACCTCTGTTCACCATAGCCAGTTCACTATCTGTCCTTGTATATACATGCACTACTTATTTCATTATGataattgtattattgattccCCCTTACCTTGTTGCGTATCTTCCTACGTATGGACTTGAGGGCTCTCTCCTCCTCTTTGGTGAGAGGTAAATGGGATGGTAGGGACACGCCTTCACGACTCAACAACTCCTTTTCCTCTTCTGTCAGCTGTAGGTCAGGGTACTGCAACATGAAAGCAGGGAAATAAGctgaaaatacaacatacatCACATAAATAAACTTGCCAAATTAAGACACAGAGTCTGTATGACAGAGTAATGATTTTTGTTCCCATAAACCGTGATGTAGCCTACCTCAGACATATCAGTGTTAGTAAGGATGCAGTGGTAAGTGTAATTAAGCGGTGATTCTTTATTTTTTCTTTCCtatggagaaattcatcttgaCTTTATTACGTATCTAATCCTACATCTACACTGCTCAACATGCTAAGGTAAGAAGACTACCTACACAGTCAAAAGCATAAATGAACAAACTAAAATAAGGTAATAGGTACAATTATGCCGTAGAAAACATGTCTTTCCACACATAATTAACATATACATCAATTTCATGTAAAAAAACGTGTTGTATTCCAAAGAATAGCCACGATCAGTAAACATGTAAAGAGAACCAGAATAACATTAATGTTGTTTTAACGTCCAAGAATCATGGAAATATTTGACTGCAGACATTGAGACAACCTGGGTTTTAGTTTGAAATAGGTTCTTCAATCATAACGATAATTAATATTACATTGTAAGCTAAAAAATTAAGGTCATGGAGAGATTTTGCACCAGAGTGAAATCCATGAACATAAGGGATCAtcacaatgtttgtttgttgcttgatACTTCACTTGGCAAATTCCTGCTATCTGtgaaacctgtaaataatcgagtccgaaccagacaatccagtgatcaacagcatgagcatcaggtGGGATACGATGTGTGGACCTGGAATTCACCCATAGGCTTCATCCGAAACTAAAGGCTGCTATCATACAAAGGGCAATACAACTGTACATGAATTTGAAGCACCTCTCTGTAGGGGTGAAACAATATACCGCAATATTAGTACAACTGCAGTACTTGTCCTTCAGTACAGTATTCTACATTGTGATCCAAAAATTccgtatttttttattttcgtACTTTTCTTCTATCGAGTCacaaaatgacagttttgttcattcagAATCGCAAAGATAATGGTTAGTTTTTCTTTCAAGTTATCATACAATCTGTGGTTTGGCTCTTGTTAGTTTCATGGATTATAATCAACTGAACCTAAACTGACCGATCTGATGGGCATGTATTGCAATATGCACTGTACTGTGGAACCAGTCTGTATACATTGCGATCCATACACCTTGACTGTTGTGTGAAATGTTACCTTGGATGTACTTGTGACCTCTGGATTCACATCCTTCACTGTGAAGGGCAGAGACTGGGACTGGGACAACTTCAGGATCTGAACGGTTTTCTTGTCTCCACTGCTGACTGTGATAAAGGAGGTGTTGCTTGTTGGTGAAACATCATTGTCACTTCCAGAATCTGTAATATAGTTCaacaaatgtctgaaaatatgaaatctgctttacaaatatttaatgtCTTTACCCATACATACATCATGCACACTGTAAGATTAGTAAGGTTCAAGAGATAAATGGGTGGTATTGATGACCACAGTTTCAGAATATAGGTCGCTTAAAGAGCATTTTAGAGTTTTTAAATGCTTTAAGTGTAACCATGGTAAGAACTGGCTCTTTAGAGTTTTTAAATGCTTTAAGTGTAACCATGGTAAGAACTGACTTAGTTGAATATGACTAGTACAATGTCATGGTCACTTGATCAATATGACACCTCTCATGGTCATCATTGTCAGAAAGATGACTTACATTATGAAGATAATACAGATATCTTGACTGATGCTGAAgacaatattttgtaaaatagttTTGCTAACCATGATAACTACAGTTGCTAATATTTTACCTTCCACCGTAAAAGTAGATGTATGAAAACTGAGTGTTTCTGTCCAAACACCATAAAAGACAACGTACCAAAATTCACAGATACTTCTTTGTCATTGGACACATGGAGATCAAAATGATCCATGAAATTTGCTGAGTCAACACCTGAGAAATCCACATTTATATCCTGCATTTCTAAGTCCTCCAGCCCAAGAGGGCTTGTGTCTAATGGGAACACTGTCTCAGTTCCATACTGTGACATGCCGGCCACCGATTCCAAACACTGTCCTTCACTGGACACTGTCTCTAGTCTATCTGTAGAACCACGAGGTGAGTCCGACATTGAATCTAATGACACACCACTGTCACTGAGCTCGCTGGGGGATTTGTGGGCATAATAGTCATGATCTGTATGCACTTTCGTTGAGGGCTCCCTCTGTGGCTGGATTTGCTGATCAAAGGTTTCATCTGTCAGCAGGGAATCAAATATGTTGTTGTCTTGCAGGAGGTCAATGTCAAGATCATTCTGTGAAAAtaacacatatattttcaatatggTTCAGCAAATTTGAATTTTTATGCTTCACTTCGTATTACATCCACTATAACATCACAACCTTAAAGCATAGTATCATAGTATACTGGTAGTATTCCAAGGTTAAACCCTCAGTTGTCACCATGCAACACTGTATAACGACAGAAGTTGTTGTCATCAAATGTGTTTACTGGCTGTTAAACAATTCATGAAATTTGCACTCAAACACTATGAACATTTTCATGATGTTGGACTGATACAAAATAattaccccccacccccaccccccaccaaaCCCCCAAAATCTCTCAATCATTATGCAAATATCAACTATAATAATATCAGATAGAGGTATAAAGTGAAGCTGATGCAATCAACAACTGATATAAATTTACAAAGATCTTTCACAAATATCTATCTACAATGACAACATGACAACTATGTAAGTGTACACACAGACACCATATCCCAAACATCAGTGTCCCATCCGTCCATGCCGGTGTCCATCACTGACATTGCAGTGAGACCAGTAAACAAAACTCGGTTACTCCGTTGCATCCTCGTCTCCAGTTTCAGTGAACTTGTTACTGGACGGTCATCTTCAGTCGAGATTATTTGGGTTATTACTCGAAAAAAACGTAGCTAAGAATTAGGACAGCATGTGTTGTCGTGTCAGAAGGCAACTTGATTCGATGATAATGTTAATGGCTTGTAAAACAACAGCTGCAGTCGACATCGTCATACGCGAGCAATGTGGTGTCGTTGGCAATTTGGAACTAAAATGATTCATCGTTGATCGGCTCGTCCTTTTGACTGTGTCAGTTGTGTATACGTGTTGGGAAACAACACGACCACAGCTGATGAAACAT includes the following:
- the LOC137277760 gene encoding cyclic AMP-responsive element-binding protein 3-like protein 3-B encodes the protein MALEPPSAQILDMLFDQNDGVLKEELKDVQTIDFNDLDIDLLQDNNIFDSLLTDETFDQQIQPQREPSTKVHTDHDYYAHKSPSELSDSGVSLDSMSDSPRGSTDRLETVSSEGQCLESVAGMSQYGTETVFPLDTSPLGLEDLEMQDINVDFSGVDSANFMDHFDLHVSNDKEVSVNFDSGSDNDVSPTSNTSFITVSSGDKKTVQILKLSQSQSLPFTVKDVNPEVTSTSKYPDLQLTEEEKELLSREGVSLPSHLPLTKEEERALKSIRRKIRNKVSAKESRKRKMEYVDGLEQRVKLCTSENQTLHKKVTALEKQNMSLLSQLKKLQMMVTAKSGRPAQTTTCLAVLLLSFALLVIPNFNPFSRSSSVSDLKQMPMPGKSRSLLHSNDALNVNDDDPYGVSFKPSLPWNSKTPAIKPMKARIKANEESDINTASDANETAEVNPDSLNGLLPLKENVVQDTVDINDEDGKEQFAHRQQKLEEADL